A stretch of Paraburkholderia phenazinium DNA encodes these proteins:
- a CDS encoding ABC transporter permease subunit: protein MKQTKLPSTSVTTRALPYVPWLVALCLPLVVDANTSGNLAYCLLWAFSAVGLAAMWGYGGILSFGQTAFFGLSGYSYGIFTLNYGDTWLESWLGLGAGLVVSVVVAALIGYMIFYGRIKGVFIGIVTLSVTLVLETFMSQTAGPQWAIGEARLNGYNGMGGMPQLTIPWPGGPLTLENASFYYLVVILLIVVYAAMRKLLNGTFGLTLIAIRENPQRAEMLGVDIRRHQWLVFVLGCTLGGLSGALYTIWGSYITPSTMGLTAAAMPVIWVATSGRKSIGAAILGTALLVWLSQNLAVYGSQYALILLGAILLIVVLGAPEGLLPFVTRHLRRISGRAHDGARHRSARLKQEEGKS from the coding sequence GTGAAGCAAACGAAGCTGCCTTCGACGAGCGTCACGACGCGCGCGCTGCCTTACGTGCCGTGGCTCGTGGCGCTCTGCCTGCCGCTCGTGGTCGATGCGAACACAAGCGGCAATCTCGCCTACTGCCTGCTTTGGGCATTCAGCGCGGTCGGGCTCGCCGCGATGTGGGGCTACGGGGGCATCCTGTCATTCGGGCAAACCGCCTTCTTCGGACTATCGGGCTATAGCTACGGCATCTTCACATTGAACTACGGCGATACGTGGCTCGAATCATGGCTGGGTCTGGGCGCAGGGCTGGTGGTGAGCGTCGTCGTCGCCGCGCTGATCGGCTACATGATTTTCTACGGCCGCATCAAGGGTGTTTTCATCGGCATCGTCACGCTGTCGGTAACGCTCGTGCTCGAAACCTTCATGTCGCAGACTGCAGGCCCGCAATGGGCAATCGGCGAAGCGCGGCTGAACGGCTACAACGGCATGGGCGGCATGCCGCAACTGACGATTCCATGGCCGGGCGGCCCGCTCACGCTGGAAAACGCGAGCTTCTATTACCTCGTGGTGATCCTGCTGATCGTGGTTTATGCCGCGATGCGCAAGCTGCTCAACGGCACGTTCGGCCTCACGCTCATCGCCATTCGCGAGAATCCGCAGCGTGCGGAGATGCTGGGCGTCGACATCCGCCGTCATCAATGGCTCGTGTTCGTGCTCGGCTGCACGCTGGGCGGATTGTCGGGCGCGCTCTACACGATCTGGGGCTCCTACATCACACCGTCGACGATGGGCCTGACTGCCGCCGCGATGCCCGTCATCTGGGTTGCAACGTCGGGCAGAAAGAGCATAGGCGCAGCCATTCTCGGCACGGCGCTGCTCGTCTGGCTTTCGCAAAACCTCGCTGTATACGGCAGCCAGTACGCGTTGATTCTGCTCGGCGCGATTCTGCTGATCGTCGTGCTGGGCGCACCCGAAGGACTGCTGCCGTTCGTCACGCGTCATCTGCGGCGTATCTCCGGCCGCGCGCATGACGGTGCGCGCCATCGGAGCGCACGCCTCAAGCAGGAGGAAGGCAAGTCATGA
- a CDS encoding ATP-binding response regulator, with amino-acid sequence MKAISGSIRYLKRRICDSASVSDYNILAVGVIGTIGHPAYWLWWTYVDPQPFESLPMRIFGMVACALLLLRRLWPVSVARFLSWYYFVTVAYTLPFFFTYYLIANHYSTLWSMAELGMIFFLIVLFPSFAALSLNLIVGIGLAVLCARVLIPQSLYLDTHLFIYTYFPIFTFGIGAGLTFSYSNMKGIAAQAKAGALQALAGTIAHEMRNPLSQLRHVLDRVEDALPATAESTTSSGLSPESVASLYRHLAHGQLTIERGMRIIAMTLDEVSAKPISSDSLVYLRAGVITRKALDEYGFDDDTERSKVKLVVSEDFTFKIDETVYLFTLFNLIKNALHHIAARPAATLTVTVDKHAVVVHDTGSGISRDILPHLFEPFRTAGNSAGTGLGLAYCQRAMRAFGGTISCRSEVGSFTEFTLQFPVVSDRDVSEHERGIFERAKPILEGKRVLVVDDDPTQRARVRRALSKVSAQMTEAENGQLALAIFREGAWPFDLILMDINMPVLDGYTTTEKIRADGEHPNGAGVLIVGYTAEPGNVARVLARRAGMDDIISKSSSMTELIGALQSLMENGNRHRPTHAFDEFSGKTILVADDDTYSRLVAKGYLERCGANVVEAEHGHAVLSRLQEHNAIDAIVIDMHMPGMGGLEATKSIRSRTDSYANVPIIALTSQSDIKAAQACLIAGMNEVMVKPVQVGALYAALSRQFARQRALRASLAADAVPEPKAPVYSFAPIEEIPLLDEKHLEELVTLDLLNKTLRSGIDQMRSTVTRLAASVADGDVGSAHDALHLLLGVSGNIGATALHQFTRPIYERLLDAEVFAEGDWLARICSLSDRSAEALETYFDAVKARRSYPRLPRSR; translated from the coding sequence GGATTTGTGACTCCGCGAGCGTGTCTGATTACAATATCCTTGCGGTTGGCGTAATTGGCACGATCGGGCATCCTGCCTATTGGCTATGGTGGACCTACGTCGATCCTCAACCATTTGAAAGTCTGCCGATGCGGATTTTCGGCATGGTCGCCTGTGCTTTATTGCTTTTACGGCGCCTCTGGCCCGTTTCAGTGGCACGCTTTCTGTCATGGTACTACTTCGTAACGGTGGCTTACACGCTGCCGTTTTTTTTCACGTATTACCTGATCGCCAATCATTATTCGACACTTTGGTCAATGGCCGAGCTGGGGATGATATTTTTCCTGATCGTTCTGTTTCCTTCATTCGCGGCGTTGTCACTAAATCTTATTGTGGGAATTGGTCTGGCGGTGCTATGCGCGCGGGTTTTGATTCCGCAATCGCTTTATCTGGACACGCATCTTTTTATATACACGTATTTCCCGATTTTTACGTTTGGCATTGGTGCAGGCCTGACGTTCAGCTACAGCAACATGAAGGGGATCGCCGCGCAGGCGAAAGCCGGAGCACTTCAGGCGCTTGCGGGTACGATTGCCCACGAAATGCGCAATCCGCTCAGCCAACTGAGGCACGTCCTGGATCGTGTTGAAGACGCACTGCCTGCCACCGCCGAATCCACAACGTCATCGGGCTTGTCTCCTGAGAGTGTGGCCTCGCTTTATCGCCATCTCGCTCACGGTCAACTAACCATCGAACGTGGCATGCGCATCATCGCGATGACATTGGACGAAGTCAGTGCAAAGCCTATAAGCTCGGACAGCCTTGTCTATCTGCGCGCGGGAGTCATCACCCGAAAAGCGCTCGACGAATACGGCTTCGATGATGACACCGAGCGCAGCAAGGTAAAACTCGTGGTGTCGGAGGATTTCACCTTCAAGATCGACGAAACCGTCTATCTCTTCACGCTGTTCAATCTGATCAAGAATGCCCTCCACCACATAGCCGCACGTCCAGCCGCGACCCTCACGGTCACGGTAGACAAGCATGCGGTGGTTGTACATGACACGGGTTCCGGCATCTCGCGAGACATCCTTCCGCATCTTTTTGAACCCTTCCGGACAGCCGGGAATTCCGCAGGCACGGGCTTGGGGCTCGCCTACTGCCAGCGGGCGATGCGTGCATTCGGCGGCACAATCAGCTGCCGTTCGGAAGTGGGTAGTTTTACAGAATTCACGCTGCAATTCCCTGTGGTTTCCGACCGTGACGTTAGCGAACACGAGCGCGGAATTTTTGAGCGTGCCAAGCCCATTCTGGAAGGCAAGCGTGTCCTCGTCGTAGACGACGACCCGACTCAACGGGCAAGGGTCCGGCGCGCGTTGTCAAAAGTCAGTGCACAGATGACCGAAGCGGAAAACGGGCAACTGGCCCTAGCCATTTTTCGGGAGGGAGCGTGGCCCTTTGACCTCATATTGATGGATATCAATATGCCGGTTCTGGATGGCTACACAACCACGGAGAAAATTCGCGCTGACGGCGAACACCCGAATGGGGCCGGTGTTTTGATCGTCGGCTATACGGCGGAGCCTGGCAATGTTGCTCGCGTCCTCGCCCGCAGAGCCGGCATGGACGACATCATCAGCAAATCCAGCAGCATGACGGAACTGATCGGTGCGCTCCAGTCGCTCATGGAAAACGGTAACCGGCACCGTCCGACCCACGCATTCGACGAGTTCTCCGGCAAAACGATTCTGGTGGCAGACGACGATACCTATAGCAGGCTCGTGGCCAAGGGCTACCTGGAGCGTTGCGGCGCCAATGTCGTCGAAGCCGAACATGGACACGCGGTGCTGTCCCGGTTGCAGGAGCATAACGCCATTGATGCCATCGTGATCGACATGCACATGCCGGGAATGGGTGGCCTGGAGGCCACGAAATCGATTCGTTCTCGCACCGACTCGTACGCGAACGTTCCTATCATTGCATTGACTAGCCAATCCGACATCAAAGCCGCGCAGGCATGCCTGATTGCGGGCATGAACGAGGTCATGGTCAAGCCCGTCCAGGTCGGTGCGCTATACGCTGCTCTCTCGCGGCAGTTTGCCCGGCAACGTGCTCTGCGCGCATCACTGGCGGCAGATGCGGTCCCGGAGCCAAAAGCACCGGTCTACAGTTTTGCACCGATCGAGGAAATCCCGCTGCTCGACGAAAAACATCTTGAAGAACTGGTGACGCTCGATCTGCTGAACAAGACGTTGCGCAGCGGCATTGACCAGATGCGCTCGACGGTGACGCGACTTGCTGCCAGCGTTGCTGACGGCGACGTTGGGTCCGCACATGATGCCCTGCATCTGCTTCTCGGTGTTAGTGGCAACATCGGCGCAACGGCGTTGCATCAGTTCACGCGACCGATCTATGAACGACTGTTGGACGCCGAGGTTTTCGCCGAGGGCGATTGGCTTGCGCGAATCTGCTCGTTGAGTGACCGCTCAGCCGAGGCGCTCGAGACGTATTTTGACGCGGTAAAAGCGCGTCGGAGCTATCCGAGGTTGCCGCGTAGCAGGTAG
- a CDS encoding amidase encodes MEQGKAMNIDLENLTVEAVQAAFAAGSFSAEQLARACFDRIERYNAKYNALIFLNPAAIEDARRIDERRAAGERLGPLAGVPVVIKDPMDMVGFPTTAGWAKLYSKKGGIDLLPERDSPVVARMRSAGAVLLGKTNVPVLSHTGTHANDSWAGPTINVVMPERAPGGSSAGTASAVASAMAVLGLAEETGGSIQNPASAQDLVGIKPTIGLVPNAGVVPLSANRDVVGPIARNVRDAALCLDILAGYSSEDPKTLTSVGRQPEGGYAAGLDRNALAGKRIGLYGPGWRAQPLSDEAAALYERVKGELAALGATLIDDPFEGSGFAELRQPTPPLSNFDARGLESIPYDIEKYLERLGKHAPLKTFAAFAEATKDEDAFGPDGVLHYLHNLADFKAALADPSLPPEMPEFVALKARYLRIFETVMAEHRLDALVFPQMRCELPPLHGKSTIQETTVGEINIAGLPGIAVPAGYYESGSPFGLIFVGRQWDEAALLGYAYAYENGTNHRKVPHLAT; translated from the coding sequence ATGGAACAAGGTAAAGCGATGAACATCGATCTGGAAAATCTGACGGTCGAAGCCGTGCAGGCTGCGTTTGCGGCCGGAAGTTTCAGCGCCGAGCAGCTGGCCCGGGCCTGCTTCGACAGGATCGAGCGATACAACGCGAAATACAACGCGCTGATCTTCCTGAATCCGGCCGCCATAGAAGATGCCCGAAGAATCGACGAGCGACGTGCCGCTGGCGAGCGGCTGGGTCCACTCGCCGGCGTGCCGGTCGTCATCAAGGACCCGATGGACATGGTCGGATTCCCGACCACGGCGGGATGGGCAAAGCTGTACAGCAAGAAAGGCGGTATCGATCTGTTGCCCGAGCGTGATTCGCCGGTTGTCGCACGCATGCGGAGCGCGGGGGCCGTTTTGCTCGGCAAGACGAACGTTCCCGTGTTGAGCCATACCGGCACGCATGCGAACGACAGTTGGGCGGGACCGACAATCAATGTGGTGATGCCCGAACGGGCACCTGGAGGCAGCAGTGCGGGAACGGCCTCGGCGGTGGCGTCCGCCATGGCGGTTCTGGGACTCGCCGAAGAAACCGGTGGGTCGATCCAGAACCCCGCATCGGCACAGGACCTCGTCGGCATCAAGCCGACCATCGGGCTGGTGCCGAACGCCGGTGTGGTGCCACTTTCGGCGAATCGGGATGTGGTGGGGCCTATCGCCCGAAACGTGAGAGATGCCGCGCTGTGCCTCGACATTCTCGCGGGATATTCGAGCGAAGACCCGAAGACGCTCACCAGCGTCGGACGGCAGCCCGAAGGCGGCTATGCCGCGGGACTGGACCGGAATGCGCTAGCGGGCAAGCGCATCGGTTTATACGGTCCGGGATGGCGCGCCCAACCGCTTTCCGATGAAGCCGCGGCGCTGTACGAGCGAGTCAAGGGCGAACTGGCCGCGCTCGGCGCGACCCTGATCGACGATCCGTTCGAAGGTTCGGGGTTCGCCGAATTGCGGCAGCCGACCCCGCCGCTTTCGAACTTCGACGCACGGGGTCTCGAGTCGATTCCTTACGATATCGAGAAATATCTGGAGCGGCTCGGCAAGCATGCACCGTTGAAGACCTTCGCGGCATTCGCCGAAGCAACCAAAGACGAAGACGCTTTTGGACCGGATGGCGTGCTGCACTATTTGCATAACCTCGCAGATTTCAAGGCGGCGCTGGCCGATCCCTCGTTGCCGCCCGAGATGCCTGAGTTCGTCGCGCTGAAGGCGCGCTATCTGCGCATCTTCGAAACGGTCATGGCGGAGCATCGTCTCGATGCACTGGTCTTTCCGCAAATGCGATGCGAGCTTCCTCCGCTTCACGGCAAGAGCACGATCCAGGAAACGACGGTGGGCGAGATCAATATCGCGGGGCTGCCCGGCATCGCAGTGCCGGCGGGCTATTACGAGTCGGGATCGCCATTTGGACTGATCTTCGTCGGCCGCCAGTGGGATGAGGCGGCGTTGCTTGGATATGCCTATGCGTATGAAAATGGCACAAACCACCGGAAGGTGCCGCACCTCGCGACCTGA
- a CDS encoding SDR family NAD(P)-dependent oxidoreductase produces MDLQLKGLKAIVTGGTKGIGLAIARTLAAEGAEVAICARDEASVKSTASALQELSGARASGTAVDVSDGAALKAWVGRVGSEWGGLDIVVANVSALAIGNDIESWRKEFETDLLGTVNLVDAAMPFLEVSKAASIVAISSVSGREIDFAAGPYGVFKAALVHYMQGLANQLASKGIRANTVSPGNVYFEGGVWDWIEHNNPTLFETALALNPTGRMGRPQEIANAVAFIASPAASFVSGSNIVVDGALTRGVQL; encoded by the coding sequence ATGGACCTGCAACTGAAGGGCCTGAAGGCAATTGTGACCGGCGGCACCAAGGGCATTGGCCTCGCGATCGCGCGCACATTGGCCGCAGAAGGCGCGGAAGTCGCCATCTGTGCGCGCGACGAGGCCAGCGTCAAGTCGACCGCTAGCGCATTGCAGGAACTGAGCGGCGCACGCGCGTCGGGTACGGCTGTCGATGTATCGGATGGCGCGGCGCTGAAGGCGTGGGTCGGGCGCGTAGGTTCCGAGTGGGGCGGACTCGATATCGTCGTGGCCAATGTAAGCGCGCTCGCAATCGGTAACGACATCGAATCCTGGCGCAAGGAGTTCGAGACGGATCTGCTCGGCACCGTCAACCTCGTGGATGCCGCCATGCCGTTTCTTGAGGTGAGCAAGGCCGCGTCGATCGTCGCCATATCGAGCGTCTCCGGACGTGAGATCGATTTTGCCGCGGGGCCGTACGGCGTGTTCAAGGCTGCGCTTGTTCACTACATGCAGGGACTCGCGAATCAGCTGGCATCAAAGGGCATTCGCGCAAATACCGTATCGCCCGGCAATGTGTATTTCGAGGGCGGCGTGTGGGACTGGATCGAGCATAACAATCCAACGCTGTTCGAAACCGCTCTGGCATTGAATCCAACCGGACGCATGGGCAGGCCGCAGGAAATAGCCAATGCAGTGGCATTCATCGCGAGTCCGGCGGCGAGTTTCGTCAGCGGCTCGAACATCGTCGTCGATGGTGCGCTGACGCGTGGCGTACAGCTCTGA
- a CDS encoding ANTAR domain-containing response regulator, producing the protein MNTRADRGQRSLTSSILERIARVVVFHPDDGDGQTLMNHLRRMGFQVERCWPPTDTLPEQTDLVFRALLPEERAPKNEWSGPDAPPVICVVSYENPTFIDQAIKMGSDGIVTTPIRASGLLSTVVMALYHAKRVRQHAQRIARLEQKLLDSRHLQEAKEILMSMHHVSEREAYDMLRAQAMEKRVTVDDICHSVIQAGEVLQIARGVASEPGREKD; encoded by the coding sequence GTGAACACGCGAGCCGACAGAGGGCAGCGCAGCCTCACGAGTTCGATCCTCGAGCGCATTGCACGCGTGGTCGTTTTCCATCCGGATGACGGCGACGGCCAGACGCTCATGAACCATCTGCGACGCATGGGCTTTCAGGTGGAGCGATGCTGGCCGCCGACGGACACGCTACCCGAGCAGACCGACCTCGTGTTTCGCGCGTTGCTGCCGGAAGAGCGCGCGCCGAAGAACGAGTGGTCGGGGCCCGATGCACCGCCTGTCATCTGTGTGGTGAGCTATGAGAATCCGACCTTCATCGATCAGGCCATCAAGATGGGTTCGGACGGAATCGTGACGACGCCAATTCGCGCATCGGGGCTGCTCTCCACTGTGGTAATGGCGCTGTATCACGCGAAGCGCGTGCGTCAGCACGCCCAGCGCATCGCCCGGCTCGAACAGAAGCTGCTCGACAGCCGGCATCTGCAGGAAGCGAAAGAAATTCTGATGTCCATGCACCACGTGAGCGAACGCGAGGCGTACGACATGCTACGCGCGCAGGCGATGGAGAAGCGCGTGACCGTCGACGATATCTGTCACTCCGTCATTCAGGCGGGCGAGGTGCTGCAGATCGCTCGTGGCGTGGCATCGGAGCCAGGGCGCGAGAAGGATTGA
- a CDS encoding ABC transporter ATP-binding protein, which translates to MTTLLETRGLRKHFGGAHVINGIDFRIDAGEIRCVIGPNGAGKSTFFKLITGEHRPSEGSVMFLGEDMSHVLPHERIRMGMSIKFQIQGVFPDLSVRQHLQLSLHRAKDDRPESLDELLHRFMLENEEHVLARNLSHGKKQWLEIAMAVSLRPKLLFLDEPVAGMSVEETHATGELIKRLSAAGLTMMVVEHDMTFVKQIASRVTVLHGGRVLADGPLDEILARDDVAEVYLGKRK; encoded by the coding sequence ATGACCACGCTACTGGAAACGCGCGGACTCAGAAAGCATTTCGGCGGCGCACATGTCATCAACGGAATCGACTTCAGGATCGATGCGGGCGAGATTCGCTGTGTGATCGGGCCGAACGGCGCGGGCAAGAGTACCTTCTTCAAGCTGATCACCGGGGAGCATCGGCCGTCGGAGGGCAGCGTGATGTTTCTCGGCGAGGACATGAGTCATGTGCTGCCGCACGAGCGCATCCGCATGGGCATGAGCATCAAGTTCCAGATTCAGGGCGTGTTCCCGGACCTGAGCGTGCGCCAGCATCTGCAATTGTCGCTGCATCGCGCGAAGGACGACCGGCCCGAGAGCCTCGACGAGCTCTTGCACCGCTTCATGCTGGAGAACGAGGAACATGTCCTCGCGCGCAATCTGTCGCATGGCAAGAAGCAGTGGCTCGAAATTGCCATGGCCGTGTCGCTGCGCCCGAAGTTGCTGTTTCTCGATGAACCGGTAGCAGGCATGTCGGTCGAGGAGACGCACGCGACCGGTGAACTCATCAAGCGTCTGTCGGCAGCCGGTCTCACGATGATGGTCGTCGAACACGACATGACCTTCGTCAAGCAGATCGCTTCACGCGTCACGGTGCTGCACGGCGGCCGTGTGCTCGCGGACGGCCCGCTCGACGAAATCCTCGCGCGCGACGATGTCGCCGAAGTCTATCTGGGGAAGAGGAAATGA
- a CDS encoding acetamidase/formamidase family protein produces MKWLEESIMMKRGVGADREPVEHHLTEELQKTYHYTIGPYSQPVLHVKPGDRIVVETRDAFEGKIKEETDKPSQVLQVPFLNPQNGPIMIEGAEKGDVVAVYIEKMAPRGDDPHGFCCMIPNFGGLTGTDYTALLNEPLPEIVRKIKIDEENVYWSKRNTLPYKPHIGTLSLSPEIDSINSLTPDNHGGNMDVPDMGPGSITYLPVRSPGGRLFIGDAHACQGDGEVCGTAVEYQSTTTVRVDLIKNWQIAWPRLENEDALMSIGSARPLEDATRIAYRELVLWMAAEYGFDKWDAYMMLSQVGKVRLGNFVDPKYTVGAMVAKHYLK; encoded by the coding sequence ATGAAATGGCTTGAAGAATCGATCATGATGAAGCGCGGAGTGGGCGCTGATCGTGAACCGGTGGAGCATCATCTTACTGAGGAGCTGCAGAAGACGTATCACTACACCATCGGGCCGTATTCGCAGCCGGTGCTGCACGTCAAGCCGGGCGACCGCATCGTGGTCGAAACCCGCGACGCATTCGAAGGCAAGATCAAGGAGGAAACCGACAAGCCATCGCAAGTTTTACAGGTGCCATTTCTTAATCCGCAGAACGGCCCGATCATGATCGAGGGTGCGGAGAAAGGTGACGTAGTCGCTGTGTACATCGAAAAGATGGCGCCGCGCGGTGACGATCCGCACGGCTTCTGCTGCATGATCCCGAACTTCGGTGGCCTGACCGGCACCGACTACACTGCCCTGCTCAACGAGCCGTTGCCGGAAATCGTGCGCAAGATCAAGATCGACGAAGAGAATGTGTACTGGAGCAAACGCAACACGCTTCCGTACAAGCCGCATATCGGCACGTTGAGTCTTTCGCCCGAGATCGATTCCATCAATTCGCTCACGCCCGACAATCACGGCGGCAACATGGACGTGCCCGATATGGGGCCGGGCAGCATCACGTATCTGCCGGTGCGCTCGCCTGGCGGGCGGCTCTTCATCGGCGATGCGCACGCCTGCCAGGGTGACGGCGAAGTCTGCGGCACAGCCGTCGAGTATCAGAGCACGACGACGGTGCGCGTCGATCTCATCAAGAACTGGCAGATCGCCTGGCCACGCCTCGAGAACGAGGATGCGCTGATGAGCATTGGCAGCGCGCGGCCGCTGGAGGACGCGACGCGCATCGCCTATCGCGAGCTGGTGCTGTGGATGGCTGCGGAATATGGCTTCGACAAATGGGACGCGTACATGATGCTCAGTCAGGTCGGCAAGGTTCGTCTTGGTAATTTTGTCGATCCAAAATACACCGTTGGCGCGATGGTCGCGAAGCACTACCTGAAATAA
- a CDS encoding ABC transporter ATP-binding protein, translated as MSALLEVSGVEAGYGGGRVLNSVSFSVGRGEVLALIGRNGVGKTTLMRALIGLITLDAGEITLDGDAIGHRKPYVRAQQGMGYVPQGREIFGALTVAENLQVGAQANRAQAARMREKVVGYFPVLKQRYEQKAGTMSGGEQQQLAIARALIGSPKVLLLDEPSEGIQPSIVNLIGETLQQIARETGIGVVLVEQDMGMVERIATRCCVMDKGRIVETLTPAQLGDEHLIRQYLAL; from the coding sequence ATGAGCGCGTTGCTCGAGGTATCAGGCGTAGAGGCGGGTTACGGCGGCGGACGCGTGCTCAACAGTGTGTCGTTCAGCGTCGGCAGAGGCGAGGTGCTCGCCTTGATCGGGCGCAACGGCGTTGGCAAGACCACGTTGATGCGCGCGTTGATTGGCCTCATCACGCTCGATGCGGGTGAAATCACGCTTGACGGCGATGCGATCGGCCACCGGAAACCCTACGTCCGCGCCCAGCAAGGCATGGGCTACGTGCCGCAAGGACGCGAGATTTTCGGCGCGTTGACCGTCGCCGAAAACCTTCAGGTCGGCGCGCAGGCGAATCGCGCACAGGCGGCGCGAATGAGAGAGAAAGTCGTCGGCTACTTTCCGGTTCTGAAGCAGCGCTACGAGCAGAAAGCGGGAACCATGAGCGGCGGCGAACAGCAGCAACTGGCAATCGCGCGCGCGCTCATCGGCTCGCCGAAGGTGCTGCTGCTCGACGAGCCATCGGAAGGCATTCAGCCTTCCATCGTTAATCTGATCGGCGAGACGCTACAGCAGATCGCGCGCGAAACGGGCATCGGTGTTGTGCTGGTCGAGCAGGACATGGGCATGGTCGAACGCATCGCGACGCGCTGCTGCGTGATGGACAAGGGCCGTATCGTCGAGACATTAACCCCCGCGCAGCTTGGGGACGAACACCTGATTCGCCAGTATCTGGCACTGTAA
- a CDS encoding transporter substrate-binding domain-containing protein, which produces MALSDVIRVGLLCSTSGSTALLEQSQWRGASLAIEEINANGGVGGRELVALHYDPASDPTAFRELAERLILQDGVNVIFGGYTSTSRKAMLPVVEKHNRLLIYSQQYEGFEYSDNIIYSGASPNQNGVQLADFMTEAYGARVYFIGSRYVYPYECNRTMQELLLQHPEGAILGERYLPLDATRDQFAQVVADIRRKSPDWIFSTVIGATVPYLYDAYAHADLDPSRMPIGSLNTSETEIHAMERGIAAGHYTAAPYFQSIDTAENHRAVRRHQSRFGADTPTDMNWEAAYYQMHMFAEACVRAGSDEIGTIMPHLLGSEFTAPQGRVRIDPVNHHMALYPRIGRANADGQFTILRESKFAVGPDPYMTRQTLGDWVTKLSTRDY; this is translated from the coding sequence ATGGCTTTGTCCGATGTCATCCGAGTGGGCCTTCTTTGCTCTACGAGCGGCTCGACCGCGTTGCTTGAGCAGTCACAGTGGCGCGGTGCGTCCCTCGCCATCGAGGAGATCAACGCGAACGGCGGCGTCGGCGGCCGCGAACTCGTCGCCCTGCACTATGATCCCGCCTCTGACCCGACTGCATTTCGTGAACTTGCCGAGCGGCTGATCCTGCAGGACGGTGTCAACGTCATCTTTGGCGGATACACCTCGACGAGCCGCAAGGCCATGCTGCCCGTTGTGGAGAAACATAACCGGCTGCTGATCTATTCTCAGCAGTACGAAGGCTTCGAATACTCGGACAACATCATTTATAGCGGCGCTTCGCCGAATCAGAACGGCGTGCAGCTTGCCGATTTCATGACGGAAGCCTATGGCGCGCGCGTCTACTTCATCGGTTCGCGCTACGTCTATCCCTATGAATGCAATCGCACGATGCAGGAGCTCCTGCTTCAGCATCCTGAAGGTGCGATTCTCGGTGAGCGTTACCTTCCGCTCGACGCCACGCGCGATCAGTTCGCGCAGGTCGTCGCGGACATCAGGCGCAAGTCGCCAGACTGGATCTTCAGCACGGTCATCGGTGCGACCGTGCCCTATCTCTACGACGCTTACGCACACGCGGATCTCGATCCGTCACGTATGCCTATCGGCAGCCTCAATACCTCCGAGACCGAAATTCATGCGATGGAGCGCGGCATCGCGGCGGGGCATTACACGGCGGCGCCCTATTTCCAGAGCATCGACACAGCGGAGAATCATCGCGCGGTGCGGCGCCATCAGTCGCGCTTCGGCGCGGACACGCCCACCGACATGAACTGGGAGGCCGCGTACTATCAAATGCATATGTTTGCGGAGGCATGCGTGCGCGCAGGCTCCGACGAGATCGGCACCATCATGCCGCATCTGCTCGGCTCGGAATTTACTGCGCCGCAAGGCCGGGTACGCATCGATCCGGTCAATCATCACATGGCGCTTTATCCGCGCATTGGCCGCGCCAATGCGGACGGCCAGTTCACCATTCTGCGCGAATCGAAGTTCGCGGTCGGTCCCGATCCGTATATGACGCGTCAGACGCTCGGAGACTGGGTCACGAAGTTAAGCACGCGGGACTACTGA